From Pseudomonadales bacterium:
TTGGCAGGTCGCACGCATCATACCTACCACTGCATGCTTACTGAGCACATAGCTGTATGAGCCAGCAACCGCTTTCTCAGACAGGGTAGAACCGATATATATCACAGAGGAAGAAGCTGGCATCGCCGAGAGCCAAGCTTTATTGAGCAGACTTGGGGCTACAACATTGACCGCCAGGCTGCGCTGCAGAATTTCTGCATCAAACTGATCGGCACTGTCGCCGGCTAAGTAGCCCGCATTGTGCACCAAGGCGACTGAATCGGCAGCCTTTATGCGCGGCAGTAATTGCTGACTAACCGTGGCAATGGCAGCTTCGTCACAAAGATCAATCGACAGGCTTTCTACCTCGGCATTTGGATGTGCGCGCCTGGATAAATTAACGACCGCGTAACCCGCTTGAAGGAATAACTCGGCTGCTGCGCAGCCAATGCCGCTACTGGCACCTGTGATAATGGCTAATTTCACGAATGACCTCAATATGTATCGCTCTGCATGACTAGTTAGCGCTGCTAGAATGTTAACTAGGCAAAGTCTGTTAAAAAAATTATCATACGCATGATAACAGATGCACAGATAACAAAAATCCTAAATTCTTATGCTGGCCATGTATTCTCAATACTCAGCGTCTTGGCAAGTTGGCTGCCAGACAAAGCTAAACCTGCCCAGCCTGTCGAGCTAAATCATGCAGCGATCTAAGTTTGCAGGCATTGAGGCTTTTATGCTGGTTGTTGAAACCGGCAGCTTTACCGCCGCTGCGGAGCGTCTGAACGTCTCTAAGTCGTATATCAGTAAACAAATTAAGTCACTGGAACTGCGCTTCTCTGCCGCATTATTGCAACGCACCACCCGTCAGCTGCGTTTGACTGCAGTTGGCGAAGCATTTTATCAACAATGCTTATTAATTAAGCAACAGTTGGATCAAGCTGAGGGCATCATTTCTAGCCTGCAACAGGAGCCGCTCGGCACCCTGCGCATCGCTTTAAATAGCACCTTCGGAGTGCAGCATATGGCCACAGCGATCGCTGAGTTTGCAAGGCAACACCCACAACTTGAGCTTGATGTGACGTCCAGCTACCACGATGTCGATTTATTAGCTCAGGGCTATGACTTAACGATTCGCTATGGTGATCGCCTTGAGGACTCTAGCTTGGTGGCAAAACCTCTCGGCGGCTATATGCTTTGCCTCTGCGCCAGCCCCGAGTATTTTACCAGACACCAGCTGCCGAGTAATATTGAACAGCTACAGCAGCACAATTGCTTATCACCGCCGAATGGCTACTGGTATTTCTCAGAACAGCAAATGGCTAAACGCATAAAAGTTAAGGGCAATTGGCAGAGTGAAGACGGTATGGCGATATTAGCGGCAGCTCGGGTTGGCTTAGGCATTGCTCAGCTACCTGAGTTTTTTATTCATAATGACTTAGCAGCGGGTAAACTGATGAAAATTGAGCACGATTGGGCTCATTACCACCGTATGGCTTGGGCAGTATATCCGCATGACAAGCACCTCAGCACCAAAGTTAGGCTGTTTTTAGATTTCTTAGATGAGTACACCCATAATCGATTATCGCTAGACTCTGCATTTTCTGCTGACGTTTAGTCTGCCGAATTAAGAGCTAAGCTAAACTTGTGCTGATACTATTAGCTATCTAAACAAGCAAGAGCTGCCAAATACCGACTGTAGCAACTGGGTTAAGCCCAGCTTGACATACCTTTCTGACCGGGGCCAGAAGATACCCAGATATCAATTTGCTTAAATTCGCAGGCTTGCTTAAATGCATCATCTTGCAAAATCTGCTGCAAGATATAATCTGAAAACTCTTCCACTGTTGTGTTTGCCACAGGTAGCAATAGGGTATCCGCTTTAAGATACATCATGCTATCGTTATGGTGTTTGACCAGATAGAAATCGTCTTGTTCAGTGATCTGCAGATACGGCGAATTTGCCGCAATCAGTGTGTACTCGTCTAGATCATCACAGACCTGCTGAACCTTTTTCTTTAGCACCGAGTAATCAACACACATGCCGTTATCATTTACCTCGGCAACAAAACGCGCAATCACGCGAAAATTATGCCCATGCAAGCGCTCGCGCTCGGTCGCCGAAAACACCGTAAAATGGGCAGCTGAGAATTTTAAATAGTCTTTATCAATTTCAATAGTGGTTAAGCGATTCATGATTCTTCTATTAACAAAAAAGGGCTTACATATTGTAAGCCCTTTTCATACCTTAAATAAAGTGAGTGTGTTAGCACTACTCTGGGTATACGGGGTTCACTTGATTGACCAGATCTTCAGCACGACGCATGAATTTCTGTTTTGAGTTTTCATACTCTTCAGGCGGCAAGATCCAGAATTTACCTTGTTTCATCTGTGCAATGGTATATTGCGCAACTTCATCAGGCTCAGTCAGGTCAAACGACACGCCTGAGGCTTCGGCTAATTCTTTGAAGTCTTTGTACGCTTTAGGCTTATTCTCGGATTGCTCTTGATTAGAGAAACGATCGGGGCGCGCTTCGGACGAATTAAATATTTTTGAATTCACCACATGCGGACCTGGAAACATGCAGGCAACTTTGACCTTAGCCTCAGCCTTTAACAGCTGGTAGTGAAGCACTTCTGTCAATGAGGTCATTGCAGCTTTGGATGCGGCATATATAGGTGTTGTGGGTAAGGAATTCATACCACCATTACCTGAAGACGTATTGACTACAAGACACTCTTGTTCACTGGCAATCATACGCGGCACAAAGGCACGAATACCATTCACAGGACCTAGCGTATTGACCGCCAAACCCCAGTCCCAGTCTTTTGCAGGCAAAGTCCATAACGGCCGCGCCGATTCACCGAGACCAACCCCGGCATTGTTCATTAGCACGTGCACCACACCGTAACGCTGATAGCAAAACTCGGCCAAGGCTTCCATTGAGTCTGGCGAGGTAACATCGGCCGTTTTCGCATCAACATCTAAACCCTGCTTAGCAAGTTCAGCAACGGTATTGTCTAAATTGTGTTGATTAATATCGACTAATACCACCTTTGCTTGCTCTTGTGCGAATTGCTCACCTAAGGCGCGACCAACACCTGAAGCGCCACCGGTAATAACAACAACTTTTTCGGCAAAACTATTCATTAGGCAACTTCCGCCTCAGAGGCAAGCGCGATCTCAATACCTGGCTCGTTAGGCTCATCATAGCGCTGGTGAATAAAGGGGCTCAGCCACTCACCCGGCACCACTTCTAACACCTCGCCACCCGTCACTGTAGCACCTTCAGCATACTCTAGGCTGATGAGTTTCTTCACCGGCACATCAATCATCGGATCATTCGGCGACTCGCGGAATGTAATTTCGCCACTGGCTTGCTTAACGTCGCTATAGTTTCGGTCCCAGTTCAGCTGAGTTAAGATGACGTCACCATCAAAACCCTCTTCACCAGAGATTTTTGGTAAGGCTTTATAACAAAAGAAGTGCTCGGTGAATTGAGCGGGGCCTTGCGACTCACCTATGCTGCCGGCAATTTCAATAAACTTAATGCCGTGTCGTTCCACGGAAACATGAAACTTATCGCCACTGACGTTGAAGTCTACCACCGCTTGCTTTTTCGGCTCTCCGAAGCGCTCACGTCCTTTGATACAGACAAACTCGCCTGGCATCCACATACCCAAAACATAGGCACCCTGACGCTGTTGGCCAGACTTGTCGGTATACAAACAGCGAACGCCCGCGGTTACTGCGCCTATTTCAACCGTCGTTTCTTCGTTAACATGCATTGCAACATGGGCAAATTGCAGAAATATCTCGGGGCGCTCAATGCCCGTCAGTGGTTTGGGTAGTAATGCCGCAGCAATCTCAGGCTCGGTTTCATAAACCGCGCGCACGCTACGCACTGTATTATTTAAATTGGCTGGCGCCGCCGCTTGCATCACCGTGCCAGGCTTTCTGACATATCGTAATTGTGCCATGATATTCTCTCACTAATTTTTATTACTGTTATTGTTAAATATTAGGTATTCAGTAAAGCGAATACCTGAGTCCTTTGAAGATAAGCCATTTGAAGTTAAGCAATTTCAAGTTTTGCAACAGCTTGCATAGCATTTTCATTTTCTGCATAAAACTGCGAAAAGTATTTGCGGTACTGCATGATTGGCCCATCACCATCGCATAAGATGGGGTTTGCACGGTGAATTTTTCGATTCCANATNGGGATATCACCGACCACACCTTTGGGGCCAACNGTTGATTCAATCGATTTTTGCGCAATCATATATTCCATAGAATCCTTTGGAAAATCTTTATGCGTAAATGCAAAGCGAATCTCAACTTTATCTTTATTAATCGGCGTCACTAACACCATCAATAATGTTTCAGATAGTCCAGAAATACGCGTAAACTTCTGCCCTGCGCCGTTCTGAACCGTATGCACCGATGAATCGATTTCTTTTACGCTACCATCTGGCTGAGGAATGGATCGCTTACCCATTGCCTTAGATGAACGAATATGGCCATCGTAAGTTGTTTTACCTTCGGGCACAGCCTCCATCGCATGCACATATTTAAAATGTGCGACATCTACACCGTTCTCGGCAATTTCCTGCACATTTGTATCAATCTCCCACATGTATCGATCTAGTTCAATCCAGCCGGGCTGGCCGATTTCTTCGTGATCCATAACATCAAAGAAAGGCGCCTTATTTTCCGGGTGATACCAAGCCCAAATCACCTGATTTTTTTCGACTGTTGGATACACATGCATACACTGCTTGTCTTTTATTTTTGGCGGTATTTGCTTGGCATAAGGCACATCGGTAGCTACACCTTTGGTATTGAACGACCATGCGTGAAAAGGACAGCGCAGAGAGTCGCCATCAACTTGACTGCCATAGCCTAAGTGCGCGCCCATATGCGGGCAATAGGCATCTAACAGGCCAACTTCACCGTGCTCATTGCGAAATAAAACCATTTCACGATCAAAGTATTCTAATGGCTTTATGTCACCAACCGCCAATTCGTCAGAGTAACCGACAAAATACCATCCAAACGGTATCGATTGCGGCAGTCGCGGGCCGCTATGTGTACTAAAAATTATATCCGTCATCTTATTATCCTCAGTATCTGATTTAACCGCCGACACTATGTCAACGGCTAATTACACTGCATAAGCTTCACGATTAAGC
This genomic window contains:
- a CDS encoding SDR family oxidoreductase; amino-acid sequence: MKLAIITGASSGIGCAAAELFLQAGYAVVNLSRRAHPNAEVESLSIDLCDEAAIATVSQQLLPRIKAADSVALVHNAGYLAGDSADQFDAEILQRSLAVNVVAPSLLNKAWLSAMPASSSVIYIGSTLSEKAVAGSYSYVLSKHAVVGMMRATCQDLFGRELHTACVCPGFTDTQMLREHISDEAVMQSIGANNGFGRLVRSEEMAELIVWAHQNPLINGSVLHANLGQKEY
- a CDS encoding LysR family transcriptional regulator is translated as MQRSKFAGIEAFMLVVETGSFTAAAERLNVSKSYISKQIKSLELRFSAALLQRTTRQLRLTAVGEAFYQQCLLIKQQLDQAEGIISSLQQEPLGTLRIALNSTFGVQHMATAIAEFARQHPQLELDVTSSYHDVDLLAQGYDLTIRYGDRLEDSSLVAKPLGGYMLCLCASPEYFTRHQLPSNIEQLQQHNCLSPPNGYWYFSEQQMAKRIKVKGNWQSEDGMAILAAARVGLGIAQLPEFFIHNDLAAGKLMKIEHDWAHYHRMAWAVYPHDKHLSTKVRLFLDFLDEYTHNRLSLDSAFSADV
- a CDS encoding 6-carboxytetrahydropterin synthase; the encoded protein is MNRLTTIEIDKDYLKFSAAHFTVFSATERERLHGHNFRVIARFVAEVNDNGMCVDYSVLKKKVQQVCDDLDEYTLIAANSPYLQITEQDDFYLVKHHNDSMMYLKADTLLLPVANTTVEEFSDYILQQILQDDAFKQACEFKQIDIWVSSGPGQKGMSSWA
- a CDS encoding SDR family NAD(P)-dependent oxidoreductase, whose translation is MNSFAEKVVVITGGASGVGRALGEQFAQEQAKVVLVDINQHNLDNTVAELAKQGLDVDAKTADVTSPDSMEALAEFCYQRYGVVHVLMNNAGVGLGESARPLWTLPAKDWDWGLAVNTLGPVNGIRAFVPRMIASEQECLVVNTSSGNGGMNSLPTTPIYAASKAAMTSLTEVLHYQLLKAEAKVKVACMFPGPHVVNSKIFNSSEARPDRFSNQEQSENKPKAYKDFKELAEASGVSFDLTEPDEVAQYTIAQMKQGKFWILPPEEYENSKQKFMRRAEDLVNQVNPVYPE
- a CDS encoding acetoacetate decarboxylase family protein, giving the protein MAQLRYVRKPGTVMQAAAPANLNNTVRSVRAVYETEPEIAAALLPKPLTGIERPEIFLQFAHVAMHVNEETTVEIGAVTAGVRCLYTDKSGQQRQGAYVLGMWMPGEFVCIKGRERFGEPKKQAVVDFNVSGDKFHVSVERHGIKFIEIAGSIGESQGPAQFTEHFFCYKALPKISGEEGFDGDVILTQLNWDRNYSDVKQASGEITFRESPNDPMIDVPVKKLISLEYAEGATVTGGEVLEVVPGEWLSPFIHQRYDEPNEPGIEIALASEAEVA
- a CDS encoding Rieske (2Fe-2S) protein produces the protein MTDIIFSTHSGPRLPQSIPFGWYFVGYSDELAVGDIKPLEYFDREMVLFRNEHGEVGLLDAYCPHMGAHLGYGSQVDGDSLRCPFHAWSFNTKGVATDVPYAKQIPPKIKDKQCMHVYPTVEKNQVIWAWYHPENKAPFFDVMDHEEIGQPGWIELDRYMWEIDTNVQEIAENGVDVAHFKYVHAMEAVPEGKTTYDGHIRSSKAMGKRSIPQPDGSVKEIDSSVHTVQNGAGQKFTRISGLSETLLMVLVTPINKDKVEIRFAFTHKDFPKDSMEYMIAQKSIESTVGPKGVVGDIPXWNRKIHRANPILCDGDGPIMQYRKYFSQFYAENENAMQAVAKLEIA